The nucleotide window AGGATGACCGCCGCCGTTTCCTCGTCCACCGCCTGCCTAAGCGCCTCCACGTCGTTGTAGGGGACGAAGGCCACGGGCTCCACCAGGGGCAGGAAGGGCTCCCGGTACTTGGGCTCCCAGGTGACGGAGAGGCTTCCCATGGTCCTTCCGGAGAAGCCCCGCATGGCGGCCACGAACTTCTTCCGCCCCGTGTGGGCCCGGGCAAACTTGAGGGCCGCCTCGTTGGCCTCGGTGCCGGAGTTCACCGGGAAGACCCGGTTGAGCTCAGGGGGGAGGAGGGCGACCAGGGTGCGGTAGAACTCCCCCCGCATGGGGGTGGGGAGGGTCTGGGGCATGCTCATGAGGGTTTCCGCCTGCCGCTTCACCGCCTCCACCACCTCGGGGTTGCTGTGGCCTAGGTTGGCCACCCCGTAGCCGCCCACGCAGTCTATGTAGGCGTTGCCCTCGGCGTCCCACACCTTGGCTCCCTGGCCCCGGACCAGGAGGAGGCGGTGCTTGGTGTAGACCCCGGTGTCCAGGGTGAGCTCGGCTTCCAGAAGCGCCTGCCAGTCCTCTTTCACCATACGTGCCCCCCGCAAAGAAAAGCTCCCGGGGCGGGCCCGGGAAGCCAGGCTTCCCAGGCCCCGTTAGGTTTTGCCCCGGGCGGCCATCTCTCTTCCAGGGTAGGGGGCTTGCCCCCCGGTGTCAACGGGATAGACTTGGGGGCGTGCTGGCCTACGTGGGGCTGGGTTCCAACCTGGGGGACCGGGCGGGCTACCTCTTGGCCGCCGTGTCCCTCCTCTCCCGCCTGCCCAAGACCCGTCTTCTCCGCCTTTCTCCCGTGTACGAGACGGCGCCCGTGGGCCCCCCGCAACCCCCCTATTTGAACCTGGTGGCGGAGTTGGACACGGGTTTGGACCCCAGGGAGCTCCTCCAGGCCCTCCTGGAGGTGGAAAGGGCCCTGGGCCGGGAGCGCAAGGAGCGCTGGGGCCCGAGGACCATTGACCTGGACCTCCTCCTCTACGGGGATCTGGTCCTGGAGGAGGAAGGGCTTCAGGTGCCTCACCCGAGGCTCCACGAGCGGGCCTTCGTCTTGGTGCCCCTTCTGGACCTCCTCCCCGAGGGGCGGCACCCGGTGCTGGGGGTACGCTTCGCCGAGCTCTTGGCGGCCCTTGACGCCTCCGGGGTTTCGCCCCTTGTGCTATAGTGGGGGCATCGCGGGCAGGACCGCGCGAGGAGAAGGAAAGTGGAGATAGAAGCGGGAAGCATCGTGGAAGGCCGCGTGGTGCGGGTGACGGATTTTGGCGCCTTTGTGGAGCTGCCGGGCGGGGAGCAGGGGCTCGTGCACATCTCCCAGATCGCCCACGAGTTCGTGAAGAACGTCCGGGATTTCCTCAACGAGGGGGACATCGTGCAGGTGATGGTGAAGGGCCGGGACGCCAAGGGGCGGCTGGACCTTTCCATCAAGGACCTGACCCCGGCCCCCGAGGGGGCGCCCCCGCCCCGGCCCAGGCGGCTCCCAAAGCAGTCCCCGGAGTTTGAGAACAAGCTCAAGAGCTTCCTCCGGGGTACCGGGGGGTTCGGCGGCGGGAAGGGCAAGAAGGGCGGCCGCAAGAAGCGTTAGCGCCCAAACGGGGCCCCGGGGGGTTTATCCCTCCGGGGCTTTGCCGTAGAGTAGGGGGGTATGGCGAAGCCCCTCGAGGTCACCGACCAGAACTTTGACGAGCTCTTAGGCGGTCACCCCTTGGTCCTCGTGGACTTCTGGGCGGAGTGGTGCGCCCCTTGCCGCATGATCGCCCCCATCCTGGAAGAGCTGGCCCAGGAGTACGAGGGCAAGCTGGTGGTGGCCAAGCTGGACGTGGACGAGAACCCCAAGACGGCCATGCGCTTTCGGGTGATGAGCATCCCCACGGTGATCCTCTTCAAGAACGGCCAGCCCGTGGAGGTCCTGGTGGGGGCCCAGCCCAAGCGCAACTTCCAGGCCAAGATAGAGAAGCACCTGCCCCAGGCATGAGGATCGCCCTGGACGCCATGGGGGGGGACCGGGCCCCGGAGGTCACGGTCCAAGGGGCCCTCTTGGCGGCCCAGGAGGGGGTGGAGGTCCTTTTGGTGGGGGAGGAAGGGCGCCTTAACGCCGAGCTTGCCCGCTTGGGGGGCCGCCTCCCCGTATACCACGCCCCGGACTGGATCCCCATGGAGGAGCACGCCACCGAGGTGCGGAAGCGCCGGCAAAGCTCCATCTGGGTGGCCCTGGAGCTCCTCAAGCGGGGCGAGGTGGAGGCCGTGGTCTCCATGGGCCACACCGGGGCTACCATGGCGGCGGCCCTCTTCGTCCTGGGGCGGGTGAAGGGAGTGGAGCGGCCCGCCCTTCTCGTGGAGTTCCCGAGCCTAAAGGGGCGCACCTTCCTCCTGGACGGGGGGGCCAACGCCGACTGCCGCCCCCCCTTCCTGGTGCAGTTCGCCGCCATGGGCCTGGCCTACGCCGAGGCGAGCGGCGTGCCAAGCCCCCGGGTGGGCCTCCTTTCCATCGGGGAAGAGGAGGGAAAGGGAAACGCCTTGGTCCAGGAGGCCTATCCCCTCCTCAAGGAAGCCCTGGGTCCCCGCTTTTTCGGCAACGTGGAAGGGCGGGACATCTTCTTGGGCACGGCGGAGGTGGTGGTCACGGACGGCTTCACGGGCAACGTGGCCCTGAAGCTGGCGGAAGGGGAGGCCAAGGTCCTCTTCACCTGGATTAAGGAGGCCTTCGCCTCGAGCCCCTGGGCGAGGCTGGGGGCCCTCCTGGCCCGGGGCGCTTTGCGCCGGGTGAAGGAGCGGGTGGACCCCTCCCAGTACGGGGCCATGCCCCTTCTCGGGGTGGAGGGGGCGGTCTTCATCGGCCACGGCTCGGCGGACGCCCTGGCGGTGAAAAACGCCCTCCTGAGGGCCAAGGCCCTGGTGGAGGCGGGGCTTCTTGCGCGGGTGCGGGAGGCTTTGGCCGCCCTACACGTCTAGGATCACCCGGGCCCGCCACCTTCCCCCTTCCTGGCCCACGTGGAGGCCGTGGAAGGTGGCGCTCTTCACCTCCCCTTGGAAGCCGAAGGCTTCCTGGAAGGGCTCGCCCTGGAGGCTTGCCAGGAGGCGAAACCCCCCTTCCTCCGGGAGAACCCGCACCCGGGCCCTTCCGGGCACGAAGCCCTTGGTCTGGATGAGGTAGATGAGCTCGTTCAGGTAGCGCACCAGGAGGGTGTCCAGGTCCTCCGCCCAAAGGGAAAGGCGCCGCCTCCTTTTGCCCCCTTCCGGCGGGTTTTGGAACATCACCGCCAAAAGCCCTTTTAGGGCGGCTTGGAAGAGGCCCTCGAGGCTTTCCGCCTCCACCTCAAAGCCGATGTCGGCGGTGTGGTCCAAAAGCCTCACCACCATGGCCCCTCCACCAGGCCCTTTTCCCCCACCACGTGGAAGGTTTCCGTCCAGAGCCTCTCCGGGTGCCGCTCCAGGAAGGCGAGGACGGATAGGGCCTGGGTCCTGTGCTGGGCGATGGCCCTGAGCTTTTCCTTTAGGGCCCACTCGGGGAGGCGCAGGCGGTGGGTTGGGGGGTAGGGCCCTTCCGGGCGCACCATGTAGACCACCCGGGCGAGGCCCTGGGCCGCCCCTTGGGCGTAGCGGCTCGCCGCCACGTGGTCGGGGTGGCCGTTGATGCCGTCGGGGGGGAAGGTGACCACGAAGCGGGGCCTTAGGGTTTGGAGGCGGCTCCGGATGGCCTCCTCCGCCTCGGGGTGGTCCAAAAGGCCTTCCCCTTGGGCCTTCCCCCGCTCCCCCGCCCCCACCTCCCGGGGCAGGCCGTTGGGGAAGGAGAGGACCTCGAGGAAGTCCACCCGGAGGAGCTTTGCCGCCCGGGAGAGCTCCTCCGTGCGCACCTGGGGAAGGGCCTCTGGGGGGCAGAGGCCTAAGGTCCTCCCCGCCTCCCCCCGGGTGAGGGTGAGGATGCCCGTCCGAAGCCCCGCCGCCTTGGCCAAAAGGAGCGCCCCCCCGGCCCCGAAGCTCTCGTCGTCGGGGTGGGGGACCACCACCAGGAGGTCCAGCATCAGGGCATGGGGTGGGCGAGGGCCAGGGCCCGCACCGCCTCCCTAAGGGCTTCGGAGGGGCCTTCCGTGAGGGCCCGGTCCATGAGCTCTGCCACCAGGGGCATCTCCTCCGGGGTGAAGCCCCGGGTGGTGATGGCGGGGGTGCCCACGCGGATCCCCGAGGTGATGCGGGGAGGTTTGGGGTCAAAGGGGATGGCGTTCTTGTTCACGGTGATGCCCACGGCGTCCAGGCGCTCCTCCGCCTCCTTGCCCGTGAGGCCCTTGGGGCGGAGGTCCACCAGGAAGAGGTGGTTGTCCGTGCCCCCGGTGACGATGCGGTAGCCCCTCTTGGCAAGCTCCGCCGCCAGGCGCTGGGCGTTTTCCACCACGAGGCGGCTATACTCCTTGAACTCGGGCTGCATGGCCTCAAAGAAGGCCACCGCCTTCCCGGCGATGACGTGCTCCAGGGGGCCTCCTTGGATCCCAGGGAAGATGAGCTTGTCAATCTTTTTGCCCAACTCGGGGTCTTGGGAGAGGATCAGGCCCCCTCGAGGGCCCCGGAGGGTCTTGTGGGTGGTGCTGGTCACCACGTGGGCGTAGGGGACGGGGTTGGGGTGGAGCCCCGCCGCCACCAGCCCGGCGAAGTGGGCCATGTCCACCACCAAGTAGGCCCCCA belongs to Thermus hydrothermalis and includes:
- the folK gene encoding 2-amino-4-hydroxy-6-hydroxymethyldihydropteridine diphosphokinase, which translates into the protein MLAYVGLGSNLGDRAGYLLAAVSLLSRLPKTRLLRLSPVYETAPVGPPQPPYLNLVAELDTGLDPRELLQALLEVERALGRERKERWGPRTIDLDLLLYGDLVLEEEGLQVPHPRLHERAFVLVPLLDLLPEGRHPVLGVRFAELLAALDASGVSPLVL
- the trxA gene encoding thioredoxin produces the protein MAKPLEVTDQNFDELLGGHPLVLVDFWAEWCAPCRMIAPILEELAQEYEGKLVVAKLDVDENPKTAMRFRVMSIPTVILFKNGQPVEVLVGAQPKRNFQAKIEKHLPQA
- a CDS encoding PIG-L deacetylase family protein, with protein sequence MDLLVVVPHPDDESFGAGGALLLAKAAGLRTGILTLTRGEAGRTLGLCPPEALPQVRTEELSRAAKLLRVDFLEVLSFPNGLPREVGAGERGKAQGEGLLDHPEAEEAIRSRLQTLRPRFVVTFPPDGINGHPDHVAASRYAQGAAQGLARVVYMVRPEGPYPPTHRLRLPEWALKEKLRAIAQHRTQALSVLAFLERHPERLWTETFHVVGEKGLVEGPWW
- a CDS encoding archease gives rise to the protein MVVRLLDHTADIGFEVEAESLEGLFQAALKGLLAVMFQNPPEGGKRRRRLSLWAEDLDTLLVRYLNELIYLIQTKGFVPGRARVRVLPEEGGFRLLASLQGEPFQEAFGFQGEVKSATFHGLHVGQEGGRWRARVILDV
- the glyA gene encoding serine hydroxymethyltransferase; its protein translation is MVGTSVRDETLFQLIALEEKRQREGLELIASENFVSKQVREAVGSVLTNKYAEGYPGARYYGGCEVIDQVESLAIERAKALFGAQWANVQPHSGSQANMAVYMALMEPGDTLLGMDLAAGGHLTHGAKVNFSGRLYKVVSYGVRPDTERIDLDEVRRLAREHRPKVIVAGASAYPRLWDFQAFREIAEEVGAYLVVDMAHFAGLVAAGLHPNPVPYAHVVTSTTHKTLRGPRGGLILSQDPELGKKIDKLIFPGIQGGPLEHVIAGKAVAFFEAMQPEFKEYSRLVVENAQRLAAELAKRGYRIVTGGTDNHLFLVDLRPKGLTGKEAEERLDAVGITVNKNAIPFDPKPPRITSGIRVGTPAITTRGFTPEEMPLVAELMDRALTEGPSEALREAVRALALAHPMP
- a CDS encoding S1 RNA-binding domain-containing protein gives rise to the protein MEIEAGSIVEGRVVRVTDFGAFVELPGGEQGLVHISQIAHEFVKNVRDFLNEGDIVQVMVKGRDAKGRLDLSIKDLTPAPEGAPPPRPRRLPKQSPEFENKLKSFLRGTGGFGGGKGKKGGRKKR
- the plsX gene encoding phosphate acyltransferase PlsX; translation: MRIALDAMGGDRAPEVTVQGALLAAQEGVEVLLVGEEGRLNAELARLGGRLPVYHAPDWIPMEEHATEVRKRRQSSIWVALELLKRGEVEAVVSMGHTGATMAAALFVLGRVKGVERPALLVEFPSLKGRTFLLDGGANADCRPPFLVQFAAMGLAYAEASGVPSPRVGLLSIGEEEGKGNALVQEAYPLLKEALGPRFFGNVEGRDIFLGTAEVVVTDGFTGNVALKLAEGEAKVLFTWIKEAFASSPWARLGALLARGALRRVKERVDPSQYGAMPLLGVEGAVFIGHGSADALAVKNALLRAKALVEAGLLARVREALAALHV